The sequence TAGAACCAGGGCCTTAGGAGATTCCCTGTCACCTAAATGTTCAAGCAGAGGTTGGGGATCCACACGCTAGAATGTTGGAAGGGAAACTCACCCCCACTTCCCATCAGCTGGCCTTCCGTTATCAATGGGGCAGTCCTTCCCACAATGTGCTGAGCTCTGAAGGGAGTGAAGGCGGGCTGGGGTGTTTGGACAAAAGCCCTGACACAGGGCGGCTGACAGCCATGGGATTGCTCTAAGTGCTGGGAGGGTGGTTGGATGAAGGCAGTCGCAGCGTGGGAAGATGctctggggggggtggggggtggggaccgATCTTTCgggggaggaagaggagccaCGGCACTAACAGTAGACGGGTCTCTCCAAATCTGGATGCCTGTGCAGGGGCGGGAGCGAGGGGCTGACTGGGAGAGGCTGGAGGAGCTCGGCCTTGcctcccaggactggaaaaggcccgGGTGCTGCCCAACAAGGCCGGCAGGTTCTCCGGGTGTGTCCAGCTGCTCCACTGATCCTCCCCGGCATTCATTCACTAAGGGCTGAACCACACctacttgcaaaaaaaagaaaaaaaaaaacgagcCAAAGGAACTCATAATAGACGGGACGTTAAGGCGTTAACACCAGAGGAGAGGGGTCCTCCTGTCCACTGGTGGCCCCTCCGGCCGGAGGGCTCTAAGGGGTGGGTGGAGCTGCTATTGCTACTTTTCCAGGGCACAGGATAGTCTGGACCGAACCTTAGCAAACACCAGCGGGAGGCCGGGGTCCCTGCTCTGCAAGTGGACTCCCTGATTACAGCGGGGGACCTCCCTCCCTAACGGGGCCGGCTCACCCCACCTCGCTACCCCCCTCGccgacagcagcagcagagggcacAGTGTGAACGACGCCCGGCCCGCCCTCCCTCGGCCTCCGCCGCCCCAGCCCGCTCAGACGTCGTGCTTCTTCTGGTGGGCCAGGAGCTTCCCCTCGTCGTCAAAGGTCTGGCCACAGATGGCGCAGCAGAAGGCGCCGTCCCGGATGTGGCTCTTGCGATGGGTGATCAGGTTGGACTTCTGGCTGAAGCTGCGGTCGCAGTCCGGGCAGGCGTAGGGGCGCTCGCCCGTGTGGATGCGCCGGTGGGACACCAGATTGGACTTCTGGCTGAACGCCTTGCCGCACTCGGGGCAGACGTACGGCTTCTCGCCGGTGTGGATGCGCCGGTGCGCGGCCAGGTAGGGCTTGTGGCGGAAGGCCTTCCCGCAGTCCGGGCACACGAAGGGCCGCTCGGGTGCGTGGTCGCGCCGGTGGGCGGCCAGGTGGCTCCCCTGGGAGAAGCGGCGCCCGCACTCCTCGCACGCGAAGGGCCGCTCGCCAGAGTGCACCCGGGAGTGCGCCACCAGGTGCGTCTTCTTGCCGAAGTGCTTGCCGCACTCGGCGCACGCGAAGGGCCGCTCGCCGCCGTGCTGCCGCTGGTGAGCGCGCAGGAAGCGCTCCAGCCGGAAGCCCCGCCCACAGTCGGTGCAGGTGTGGAGAGAGGGCGGGGCCTCCGCCACAGCGCCCGGCGGCCCAGGCCCAGCGGAGACCTCAGCTGGCTCCGGGGCCGGCTCCGGAGGGGGTTCCGGGGCGCGCTCCGGGGCGCCGGCGGGCGGTTGGGGCCCTCCCTGCGCGGAGCCCTCGGAGCGCTTGTGGATCTTGCTGTGCGACAGCAGGTTGGGCTTGTGGCGGAAGCGGCGACCGCACTCGGTGCACGGGTACGGCTTCTCGCCAGTGTGGATGCGCCGGTGCGAGGTCAGGTAGGGCTTATTGGTGAAGCGCTTCCCACACTCGGGGCACTGGTGCGGGCGCTCGCCCGTGTGCACGCGGCGGTGGGCGATCAGGTTGGGCTTGTGGCGGAAGCGCTTGCCACAGCAGGCACACTGAAACGGGCGGTCGACGGCGTCCCCGCCCGGCCGGGGCGCGGTCACCGCCGGACGCCCCCGGGGCCGCGGCCCCAGAGCCTTGGCCGCCGCCTCCTCCAGCGCCTCGGCCACGTGGACCCGCTTGTGAGTCACCAGCTGGTCCCACTGGGCGAAGCTGCGGCCACAGTTGCCGCAGATGAAGGGCCGGGCCTCGGGGGCCGGGGGGTGGCAGCGCCTCGAATGAGCCCGCAGCTGCTTTCTCCGCCAGAAGCGTCTCTCGCAGGCAGGACAGGCGATGG is a genomic window of Odocoileus virginianus isolate 20LAN1187 ecotype Illinois chromosome 1, Ovbor_1.2, whole genome shotgun sequence containing:
- the REPIN1 gene encoding DNA-binding protein REPIN1 isoform X2, whose amino-acid sequence is MGVGVSLLLQFSLTSGGYPSVGRSRRSSRRSIPGNIPRRSWAKPHLQLHSLQEEEPMLERRCRGPVAMGPVQPRLLSGPSQESPQTLEKEPQGLRSRGTAAAQSGGQALGRAHRCAHCRRHFPGWVALWLHARRCQARLPLPCPECGRRFRHAPFLALHCQIHAAATPDLGFACHLCGQSFRGWVALVLHLRAHSAAKRPIACPACERRFWRRKQLRAHSRRCHPPAPEARPFICGNCGRSFAQWDQLVTHKRVHVAEALEEAAAKALGPRPRGRPAVTAPRPGGDAVDRPFQCACCGKRFRHKPNLIAHRRVHTGERPHQCPECGKRFTNKPYLTSHRRIHTGEKPYPCTECGRRFRHKPNLLSHSKIHKRSEGSAQGGPQPPAGAPERAPEPPPEPAPEPAEVSAGPGPPGAVAEAPPSLHTCTDCGRGFRLERFLRAHQRQHGGERPFACAECGKHFGKKTHLVAHSRVHSGERPFACEECGRRFSQGSHLAAHRRDHAPERPFVCPDCGKAFRHKPYLAAHRRIHTGEKPYVCPECGKAFSQKSNLVSHRRIHTGERPYACPDCDRSFSQKSNLITHRKSHIRDGAFCCAICGQTFDDEGKLLAHQKKHDV
- the REPIN1 gene encoding DNA-binding protein REPIN1 isoform X1, whose product is MGVGVSLLLQFSLTSGGYPSVGRSRRSSRRSIPGNIPRRSWAKPHLQLHSLQAEEEPMLERRCRGPVAMGPVQPRLLSGPSQESPQTLEKEPQGLRSRGTAAAQSGGQALGRAHRCAHCRRHFPGWVALWLHARRCQARLPLPCPECGRRFRHAPFLALHCQIHAAATPDLGFACHLCGQSFRGWVALVLHLRAHSAAKRPIACPACERRFWRRKQLRAHSRRCHPPAPEARPFICGNCGRSFAQWDQLVTHKRVHVAEALEEAAAKALGPRPRGRPAVTAPRPGGDAVDRPFQCACCGKRFRHKPNLIAHRRVHTGERPHQCPECGKRFTNKPYLTSHRRIHTGEKPYPCTECGRRFRHKPNLLSHSKIHKRSEGSAQGGPQPPAGAPERAPEPPPEPAPEPAEVSAGPGPPGAVAEAPPSLHTCTDCGRGFRLERFLRAHQRQHGGERPFACAECGKHFGKKTHLVAHSRVHSGERPFACEECGRRFSQGSHLAAHRRDHAPERPFVCPDCGKAFRHKPYLAAHRRIHTGEKPYVCPECGKAFSQKSNLVSHRRIHTGERPYACPDCDRSFSQKSNLITHRKSHIRDGAFCCAICGQTFDDEGKLLAHQKKHDV
- the REPIN1 gene encoding DNA-binding protein REPIN1 isoform X3, giving the protein MLERRCRGPVAMGPVQPRLLSGPSQESPQTLEKEPQGLRSRGTAAAQSGGQALGRAHRCAHCRRHFPGWVALWLHARRCQARLPLPCPECGRRFRHAPFLALHCQIHAAATPDLGFACHLCGQSFRGWVALVLHLRAHSAAKRPIACPACERRFWRRKQLRAHSRRCHPPAPEARPFICGNCGRSFAQWDQLVTHKRVHVAEALEEAAAKALGPRPRGRPAVTAPRPGGDAVDRPFQCACCGKRFRHKPNLIAHRRVHTGERPHQCPECGKRFTNKPYLTSHRRIHTGEKPYPCTECGRRFRHKPNLLSHSKIHKRSEGSAQGGPQPPAGAPERAPEPPPEPAPEPAEVSAGPGPPGAVAEAPPSLHTCTDCGRGFRLERFLRAHQRQHGGERPFACAECGKHFGKKTHLVAHSRVHSGERPFACEECGRRFSQGSHLAAHRRDHAPERPFVCPDCGKAFRHKPYLAAHRRIHTGEKPYVCPECGKAFSQKSNLVSHRRIHTGERPYACPDCDRSFSQKSNLITHRKSHIRDGAFCCAICGQTFDDEGKLLAHQKKHDV